One Salmo salar chromosome ssa01, Ssal_v3.1, whole genome shotgun sequence DNA window includes the following coding sequences:
- the LOC106603225 gene encoding FERM domain-containing protein 6 isoform X1 — protein MNKLTGFHNNKAMQDRRCVCVFLPNDDTLNVIVNVKTLCQELLIQVCDLLRLKDCHLFGLSVIQNNEHIYMELGQKLSKYCPKEWKREASKGIDQFGPPMIIHFRAQYYVENGRLISDRSARYYYYWHLRKQVLLSQCIQREEAYFLLAAFALQADMGNFKRNKHFGKYFEPEAYFPPWVIAKRGRDYILRHIPNMHKDQFALTASEAYLKYIKECSLLDDVTVHYYRLYKDKKEVEASLTLGLTLRGIQIFQNMGTVRQLLYDFPWSNVGKLVFVGKKFEILPDGLPSARKLIYYTGCPLRSRHLLQLLSNSHRLYMNLQPVLKQVRRLEENEEKKQYRESYISDALELDMDGLDKRSRASGSSAGSTVSHLKHLSRHSTVSHGSSHTSGIETDSFRAPGGAPHRALRTCSSSTTSHGSSHTSGVESGGKERMLDDDEIEMLVDDPKDYEELHELALELNQDLCIHITEDMLTMTPDQTNGYSGLIVKDVSSSTSSSSETVVKMRGQSIVSLPQTSVCRKPQTSTDRHSQSLDDVRLYQKGCLHWAELCQDTAHSYTFGCAQELSDSSGYQGNLAEQCAGIRCDQLDCFPIKRTSKYFSLDLTSEEVPEFVV, from the exons ATGAACAAACTGACCGGCTTCCACAATAACAAAGCTATGCAGGACCGCCGCTGTGTTTGTGTCTTTCTCCCCAACGACGACACACTTAACGTCATCGTTAAT gtGAAGACTTTGTGCCAGGAGCTGCTCATCCAGGTGTGTGACCTGCTCCGACTGAAGGACTGTCACCTGTTTGGACTCAGTGTCATTCAGA ACAATGAGCATATCTACATGGAGCTGGGCCAGAAGCTGTCCAAGTACTGTCCcaaggagtggaagagagaggcCAGCAAG GGCATCGACCAGTTTGGGCCTCCCATGATTATCCACTTCAGGGCTCAGTATTACGTTGAGAATGGGAGATTAATAAG tgaCCGCTCGGccagatactactactactggcacCTGAGGAAACAGGTGTTGCTGTCTCAGTGTATCCAGAGAGAGGAGGCTTACTTTCTGCTGGCAGCCTTCGCCCTCCAAGCCGATATGGGCAACTTCAAACGCAACAAGCACTTTGGGAAGTACTTTGAACCTGAGGCCTACTTCCCCCCATGG GTGATAGCCAAGCGAGGCCGGGACTACATCCTGAGACACATCCCCAACATGCACAAAGACCAGTTTGCCCTCACCGCCTCCGAGGCTTATCTCAAATACATCAAGGAGTGTTCCCTTCTGGATGATGTCACAGTCCACTACTACAGACTCTATAAG GACAAAAAGGAAGTGGAGGCTTCTCTTACCTTAGGACTGACCCTGCGTGGAATCCAAATATTCCAG AACATGGGGACAGTGAGACAGCTCCTGTATGATTTTCCCTGGAGCAACGTGGGCAAACTGGTATTTGTG ggGAAGAAGTTTGAGATCCTGCCTGATGGTCTTCCGTCGGCCCGTAAGCTGATCTACTACACCGGTTGTCCCCTGCGTTCCCGCCACCTCCTGCAGCTGCTCAGTAACAGCCATCGCCTCTACATGAACCTGCAGCCTGTCCTCAAACAGGTCCGCAGGCTGGAGGAAAATGAAG aGAAGAAGCAGTACCGTGAGTCGTACATCAGCGATGCGTTGGAGCTGGATATGGACGGGCTGGACAAGCGCTCCCGGGCCAGCGGTAGCAGTGCTGGCagcactgtgtctcacctcaAACACCTGTCTCGCCACTCTACCGTCAGCCACGGTAGCTCACACACCTCGGGCATCGAGACAGACAGTTTCCGGGCACCCGGAGGGGCCCCACACCGAGCCCTAAGGACATGCAGCTCCTCAACGACTAGCCATGGGAGCTCACACACCTCGGGGGTGGAGAGTGGGGGCAAGGAGCGCATGCTGGATGATGATG agattgaGATGTTAGTGGATGACCCTAAAGACTATGAGGAGCTCCATGAGCTGGCCCTAGAGTTGAACCAGGACCTGTGcatccacatcactgaggacatGCTGACCATGACCCCTGACCAGACCAATGGATACTCAG GGCTCATAGTGAAGGACGTCAGCTCATCGACTTCCAGTTCCTCTGAGACCGTGGTCAAGATGAGAGGCCAGAGCATTGTGTCTCTCCCTCAG ACCTCCGTGTGCAGGAAGCCTCAGACGTCAACTGACCGCCACAGCCAATCCCTTGATGACGTGCGTCTCTACCAGAAGGGCTGTCTCCATTGGGCGGAGCTATGCCAGGACACCGCCCACAGCTACACCTTCGGCTGCGCCCAGGAGCTGAGCGACAGCAGCGGTTACCAGGGCAACCTGGCCGAGCAGTGCGCTGGTATCCGCTGTGACCAGCTTGACTGCTTCCCCATCAAGAGGACCAGCAAGTACTTTTCCCTGGACCTGACCAGCGAAGAGGTCCCAGAGTTCGTGGTGTGA
- the LOC106603225 gene encoding FERM domain-containing protein 6 isoform X2 yields the protein MELGQKLSKYCPKEWKREASKGIDQFGPPMIIHFRAQYYVENGRLISDRSARYYYYWHLRKQVLLSQCIQREEAYFLLAAFALQADMGNFKRNKHFGKYFEPEAYFPPWVIAKRGRDYILRHIPNMHKDQFALTASEAYLKYIKECSLLDDVTVHYYRLYKDKKEVEASLTLGLTLRGIQIFQNMGTVRQLLYDFPWSNVGKLVFVGKKFEILPDGLPSARKLIYYTGCPLRSRHLLQLLSNSHRLYMNLQPVLKQVRRLEENEEKKQYRESYISDALELDMDGLDKRSRASGSSAGSTVSHLKHLSRHSTVSHGSSHTSGIETDSFRAPGGAPHRALRTCSSSTTSHGSSHTSGVESGGKERMLDDDEIEMLVDDPKDYEELHELALELNQDLCIHITEDMLTMTPDQTNGYSGLIVKDVSSSTSSSSETVVKMRGQSIVSLPQTSVCRKPQTSTDRHSQSLDDVRLYQKGCLHWAELCQDTAHSYTFGCAQELSDSSGYQGNLAEQCAGIRCDQLDCFPIKRTSKYFSLDLTSEEVPEFVV from the exons ATGGAGCTGGGCCAGAAGCTGTCCAAGTACTGTCCcaaggagtggaagagagaggcCAGCAAG GGCATCGACCAGTTTGGGCCTCCCATGATTATCCACTTCAGGGCTCAGTATTACGTTGAGAATGGGAGATTAATAAG tgaCCGCTCGGccagatactactactactggcacCTGAGGAAACAGGTGTTGCTGTCTCAGTGTATCCAGAGAGAGGAGGCTTACTTTCTGCTGGCAGCCTTCGCCCTCCAAGCCGATATGGGCAACTTCAAACGCAACAAGCACTTTGGGAAGTACTTTGAACCTGAGGCCTACTTCCCCCCATGG GTGATAGCCAAGCGAGGCCGGGACTACATCCTGAGACACATCCCCAACATGCACAAAGACCAGTTTGCCCTCACCGCCTCCGAGGCTTATCTCAAATACATCAAGGAGTGTTCCCTTCTGGATGATGTCACAGTCCACTACTACAGACTCTATAAG GACAAAAAGGAAGTGGAGGCTTCTCTTACCTTAGGACTGACCCTGCGTGGAATCCAAATATTCCAG AACATGGGGACAGTGAGACAGCTCCTGTATGATTTTCCCTGGAGCAACGTGGGCAAACTGGTATTTGTG ggGAAGAAGTTTGAGATCCTGCCTGATGGTCTTCCGTCGGCCCGTAAGCTGATCTACTACACCGGTTGTCCCCTGCGTTCCCGCCACCTCCTGCAGCTGCTCAGTAACAGCCATCGCCTCTACATGAACCTGCAGCCTGTCCTCAAACAGGTCCGCAGGCTGGAGGAAAATGAAG aGAAGAAGCAGTACCGTGAGTCGTACATCAGCGATGCGTTGGAGCTGGATATGGACGGGCTGGACAAGCGCTCCCGGGCCAGCGGTAGCAGTGCTGGCagcactgtgtctcacctcaAACACCTGTCTCGCCACTCTACCGTCAGCCACGGTAGCTCACACACCTCGGGCATCGAGACAGACAGTTTCCGGGCACCCGGAGGGGCCCCACACCGAGCCCTAAGGACATGCAGCTCCTCAACGACTAGCCATGGGAGCTCACACACCTCGGGGGTGGAGAGTGGGGGCAAGGAGCGCATGCTGGATGATGATG agattgaGATGTTAGTGGATGACCCTAAAGACTATGAGGAGCTCCATGAGCTGGCCCTAGAGTTGAACCAGGACCTGTGcatccacatcactgaggacatGCTGACCATGACCCCTGACCAGACCAATGGATACTCAG GGCTCATAGTGAAGGACGTCAGCTCATCGACTTCCAGTTCCTCTGAGACCGTGGTCAAGATGAGAGGCCAGAGCATTGTGTCTCTCCCTCAG ACCTCCGTGTGCAGGAAGCCTCAGACGTCAACTGACCGCCACAGCCAATCCCTTGATGACGTGCGTCTCTACCAGAAGGGCTGTCTCCATTGGGCGGAGCTATGCCAGGACACCGCCCACAGCTACACCTTCGGCTGCGCCCAGGAGCTGAGCGACAGCAGCGGTTACCAGGGCAACCTGGCCGAGCAGTGCGCTGGTATCCGCTGTGACCAGCTTGACTGCTTCCCCATCAAGAGGACCAGCAAGTACTTTTCCCTGGACCTGACCAGCGAAGAGGTCCCAGAGTTCGTGGTGTGA